One window from the genome of Toxotes jaculatrix isolate fToxJac2 chromosome 17, fToxJac2.pri, whole genome shotgun sequence encodes:
- the six6a gene encoding homeobox protein SIX6a, translating into MFQLPILNFSPQQVAGVCETLEESGDVERLGRFLWSLPVAPAACEVLNKNESVLRARAVVAFHTGNFRELYHILENHKFTKESHTKLQALWLEAHYQEAEKLRGRPLGPVDKYRVRKKFPLPRTIWDGEQKTHCFKERTRHLLREWYLQDPYPNPSKKRELAQATGLTPTQVGNWFKNRRQRDRAAAAKNRLQQQVLSGGSVRSLADEDGTVDRLGNSSSPEASLSSKAAASAISITSSDSECDI; encoded by the exons ATGTTTCAGCTGCCCATCTTAAATTTCAGCCCCCAGCAGGTCGCCGGGGTCTGCGAGACTCTGGAGGAGAGCGGGGACGTCGAGCGCCTCGGCCGCTTCCTCTGGTCTCTGCCCGTAGCGCCAGCGGCCTGCGAGGTCCTCAACAAGAACGAGTCGGTGCTGAGGGCCCGGGCCGTCGTCGCCTTTCACACCGGCAATTTCCGTGAACTCTACCACATCCTGGAGAACCACAAGTTCACCAAAGAGTCGCACACGAAGCTGCAGGCGCTGTGGCTCGAAGCGCACTACCAGGAGGCTGAGAAGCTGCGGGGACGCCCGCTGGGGCCGGTGGACAAATACAGGGTGCGGAAGAAGTTCCCCTTACCCAGAACCATCTGGGATGGAGAGCAGAAAACCCACTGCTTCAAGGAGAGAACCCGGCACTTGTTAAGAGAATGGTATTTGCAGGATCCCTACCCGAATCCCAGTAAAAAGAGGGAGCTTGCACAGGCTACTGGACTTACACCCACACAAGTAGGAAACTGGTTCAAAAATcgcagacaaagagacagagcgGCGGCTGCGAAGAATAG GCTCCAGCAGCAGGTCCTGTCCGGCGGCTCGGTTCGCTCCCTGGCGGACGAGGACGGCACCGTGGACCGCCTGGGGAACTCGTCCAGTCCGGAGGCCAGTCTGTCCAGCAAAGCAGCCGCCTCAGCCATCTCCATCACCTCCAGCGACAGTGAATGTGACATCTGA